From the genome of Podospora pseudoanserina strain CBS 124.78 chromosome 7 map unlocalized CBS124.78p_7.2, whole genome shotgun sequence, one region includes:
- a CDS encoding uncharacterized protein (EggNog:ENOG503PXFH) has translation MSETEVYTKPEGGFFSLTSITDAYKKALSVAYPATKDIADEFSGRIPDIVNKARQRVSDLVFNVQELKWEIEQARRTIIETNDKLHALLNQEEIKDDPLEWDIEEQKKNVDGPPEKPTKRYYTPKN, from the coding sequence ATGTCTGAAACCGAGGTGTACACCAAACCAGAGGGAGGCTTTTTCAGCCTCACATCCATCACCGACGCCTACAAAAAGGCCCTCAGCGTTGCTTATCCGGCCACCAAGGACATTGCCGACGAGTTCTCCGGCAGGATCCCCGACATTGTCAACAAAGCCCGGCAGAGAGTCTCCGACCTCGTCTTCAACGTCCAAGAGCTGAAGTGGGAGATCGAACAGGCTCGTCGCACAATTATCGAGACCAATGACAAGTTGCATGCGCTTCTCAAtcaggaggagatcaaggacgATCCGTTGGAGTGGGACATTGAGGAGCAGAAAAAGAACGTCGACGGACCACCGGAGAAACCAACCAAGAGATACTATACGCCGAAGAATTAA
- a CDS encoding uncharacterized protein (EggNog:ENOG503PZIE) gives MDANAQLNPQARLALERVSRLEAIKKENISRKWELEYQCNDLKDKVRRLEAQLRDSIPLSDPNNMNPATIPATALEASLQHKIAELGSKIKKVEQRLGAEISRNWELTYQCEDQKEEISRLRNQLRKYIQVDDTEFTFLSSPTALEKLLEERIRELEGGIRYRTGRTRLKSF, from the coding sequence ATGGACGCAAACGCCCAACTCAACCCTCAGGCCCGGCTGGCACTAGAGCGAGTATCGCGGCTGGAAGCAataaaaaaggaaaatatcTCGAGAAAGTGGGAGCTAGAGTACCAATGCAACGACCTGAAAGACAAAGTCCGCAGATTGGAAGCACAACTTCGGGATAGTATACCTCTTAGCGATCCCAACAACATGAACCCAGCCACGATACCCGCAACAGCATTGGAGGCTAGCCTGCAACACAAGATTGCAGAACTTGGAAGCAAAATCAAGAAGGTGGAGCAGCGACTTGGCGCGGAGATATCTCGAAACTGGGAGTTGACATATCAATGCGAGGATCAAAAGGAGGAGATATCGCGGCTGCGGAATCAGTTGAGGAAGTACATCCAGGTGGATGACACTGAGTTCACCTTCTTATCATCCCCGACAGCCTTGGAAAAGCTACTGGAGGAGAGAATCCGGGAATTGGAGGGTGGGATAAGGTACCGGACAGGCCGAACCCGATTAAAGTCGTTCTGA
- a CDS encoding uncharacterized protein (EggNog:ENOG503PGQC) has translation MHLPMQFLLAPALLTGLGVFARGPPPPQQRMDPTSDKLEKCGCTKIANAIMKCQGIDWKNTRSDKETRDCVCISNEDRENAWYGYIHNCRACLSPGSYDIKDFFDNFSRTFSQLLVSCTNAGGGVTADGSSICASNYYFEGCVSLKPNGNSWASYEVFGRNGDEAQKGNGTRALNLVNPNGDDSGSDSDNEGTSTTLTLTTSTSSVTAPTTDGQDVTTTQAEESATQDPTTSTETTPAGTTAPAGSSAMSGAVVPGFMMAVAWGVGSMLI, from the coding sequence TTTTCGCCCGCGGCCCGCCCCCCCCTCAGCAGAGGATGGACCCGACAAGCGACAAGCTGGAAAAGTGTGGTTGCACCAAGATTGCAAACGCCATCATGAAGTGCCAGGGAATCGACTGGAAGAACACAAGGTCCGACAAAGAAACCCGCGACTGCGTGTGTATTTCCAATGAAGACCGCGAAAACGCGTGGTATGGTTACATCCACAACTGCCGCGCTTGCCTCAGCCCAGGCAGCTACGACATCAAGGATTTTTTCGACAACTTCTCACGCACATTCTCGCAACTGTTGGTTTCCTGCACTAATGCTGGCGGAGGTGTCACCGCAGATGGGAGCAGCATTTGCGCTAGCAATTACTACTTTGAAGGCTGTGTTTCACTTAAACCTAATGGCAACAGCTGGGCCAGTTATGAGGTTTTTGGTCGGAATGGCGATGAGGCTCAGAAAGGGAACGGAACGAGGGCCCTCAATTTGGTGAATCCCAATGGAGATGACTCGGGCTCGGACTCGGACAACGAAGGAACCAGCACGACCCTCACCCTGACTACTTCTACCAGCTCGGTCACTGCCCCGACTACGGATGGCCAGGATGTCACGACCACCCAAGCTGAAGAGTCTGCAACTCAGGATCCAACAACCAGTACCGAGACTACTCCTGCTGGCACTACCGCCCCTGCTGGGTCTTCTGCTATGAGCGGCGCTGTCGTCCCTGGGTTTATGATGGCTGTTGCTTGGGGAGTGGGATCCATGTTGATTTAG